The Malus sylvestris chromosome 8, drMalSylv7.2, whole genome shotgun sequence genomic interval aaccctaaaatttaataattaatttttttataacgaTTTAGTTACATTACTAAGTGAAAACTCAATGAACCAACTATAATACTTGAAATCGAACTTATTATCCACAAGAGTTAAAGAAAGACCAATAAGATTGTGGTAGGAGTATATAATTAGATATATTGGTTGCCATGTTTGAATTTAACAACTTAACAAATCTGCTTTCAAAAGAGAGGCCGATAGTTTGTCAGTTTGTGAAGGGCCTCTTCAATCAATCCCAGCTGTTATTCTACGATTTCCGAATTTCCAAGGGACGTTGGACTGTGTACATTTCATTCGAATTTTTCTCTGTTAATTTTAAGATATTAATTAACGGACCACTCGGGAAGATTAACAATATTGATTTCTGGACCACGTATCTTCTTTTGTGTTTCGGTGTTTAGGGCTTTTATTcgcatgaaaattaagtttgGTAAACGAGTTGTGTTCGTTGCGTTCGTATTGTTTTTTTGTATCATACTTGTTATCTTAATGGGTTATGAGATATCAAATCCGTTATCTTAATAAGTTATTAATAAATGACTCGATTCATTAACGAATCGTGTCGTTTTGTGTCAAGCTAACAAATCCTGCAAAAAATTGTTATATCTAATGTCTATATTTGAAAAAGATATCTTATTGGGTTTTTAATGAGTAATCTGATCATGACCTAACTTGTTGATGAATTATTAACGGGCGACCTAATAACGACCCAAATTGTTAACGGGTTAATTTGAAGcttgttattttcgtgtcgttttatGTTGGGTTGACGAGTAGTGCAAAAAATTTCATGCCTAAATGAAATagagagaaggcaaaaattaagaaaaacaatttaattataaagtattaaaaaATACCATATTCCAACTGGTAAGAAAACCCCATCTAAGGTTTTAGTTTGAACTGTCCACTCTCACTAGCCAAAGGGTTCCCCAAATGAGTGAGTTATTTAGTACTAAACGTGTgttttctagaaaaaaaaaaaccatacagTTTgagttttggttattttttggaCAAGCTCTTTCATCTTATCGACGTCTTTTTCTTGTTGATATAATTGTAGTCGCTTGTTCTCGTGATATTCTGAcgtaattttctttcttttagactttttgctaataaaaaaaaaatactatcaCACGcaattttttacttcttacatacttttattaatttttattcaatgTTCTTCTTCAATCCCTTCAATCTAATGATcgaaaattaagaataatgtgtaagaagtaaaaattgaatgaaaacaTCTTTCATACGTTTTAGATGACTTGATTCACATAAGAGGTTGCCTAGAACAAGGGTCATGTTACTTTCATTCATTTATTTAGCAAATCAATTATTTAATGGTGTAAGTTGCCTCTTAATTAATCCTTATTAccttattaaattaatattagtTTACAATAATATGATGATTTCTTCCTTATTTTTCCGGTAAGTTGTCTCTTTTGTTCCCGATTACTTTAATAAAATTTCCACATTTTATCTGGAATATTaatacacattaaaaataagCGACTCTGAAATTCTGTCAATATTCAAAAAGACTTTTGTTATATTATTATCTATATCTATATCTATACTATTAAGAGAACCCTCATTATCAacttttttctctcattttttatACACACTGTGGACAAAAGgagggtaaaatagtaattgcgtaccttttgacaaaatgacaatcatatccctattttttcctattttaccctctttttttttttgagaaaaatgacaatcatatacttattttttttaattttaccctcacttttgatatataatatttacataaggagaataaaacaataatgatataatattaaaaaaaatgcatttattAAGAAAAATTGTTCATACATACAAAATTGATGCATTCTGCTAGTTTATTTATTATAATAGCTTTGTTTTGAAACTAACAGGCCACTGATTCCATTGACATGGACCAGATTTTAATATGATAAAAACCATGACTTGTGTGTATGAAATTCTGGATCAGCACACCAGCAAAACACTTTAATTAAAGGGCGCATTTGGTAGGCTTGATTAGATTGGACGTTAGGGATAGATTTGAATTGATAGAGACTTGTAAGACattatttataattaatgaGTAAGGATTGGTTAGATAGGGACTCGGTTTCTCTGCTCTCTCACTTTTCATACACTTTTATCATTTTCTATTTTATgcagtcacggttaagtcacgttaacattttatattgatttttatagagataataagataaaaaataatagtaatataaaatgttgatgtggcttaactgtgaccgcacaaatagaagGAGATGAGAATgtatgggaagtgggagggTAGAGAAGTCGGGTCTGTTAGATTGCCTACTTTATTGTGGATTCATAACACATCATGTATAATTATGTTCATCTCATATTTTGACGCAACAAACAATATACTAGACTCAAGTCTATTTTAGTTGGTCAAACCTATTCAAACCAGCACACCAAATAAGCCTAAAGGTTTTTGCCATAAtagagtcttttttttttcgccACGAGATCCTTTTTTAGATTTTAGTGTTCGAAGttcaaagattaaaaatttgagtcgttgaagagagagaaagatatattcaaatttttGGTTTGTATATAAGGTAGGCAAAGAAAATAGACTAAATAGAACcatagaatttaaaataaataacctCATTTTTCCAATCCGTTGGTCTTCGAACAGTGAGATCCAGAGAGCGTCTTCTCAGCATGAGTTAAAGaggattatttttattttttattgaatagGAGTTAAGAGGATTAGAGGTGAGGAAAAGGGGATagagatcctcttcggatctctttccaccaaatccacataGTTAGGGATGtagaccgttgaaatttgatctaacgattACAAATAGGGAATTCtactaaaagttataataacggTAGTCGTTGGATTAAAATCCAATAGACTGAATTAAGTAAATTTAGAAGAAAGGAACCGGAAAATTGACTATTTTTTGGGACAAAAcacaattttgttatttttttagggagaaagagaataaaaagaagaagaacctTACCCACATCACTCTAAATAATGGACACACGTGGCAGTATTCTTGATCTCGTCGACCGCCGGCACCGTTGCACCTCAGTCCATGCAGCAATGATTTCATTCTACACGCGCAGCCGCTACTTTCAGTCAGAACAGTATTATCCACTCCGCTCAAAAGTCGTAAATACCCTTTCCTCAGATCAAAATGTGCTAACATTCAGTTGAAGTTAACCCAACACGAACCTCTCTAGATCTTTTCGGTGAAGATCATAGAAATTCGTAAATTGTATTCGTTAATCGTACATTATGCGGTCTGTTTTTGTCaaatactgtttatatttaattttaaataaaaatatttaaaataatttatgaccgcaTGATGTACAATGAATATATATGATTCACGAATCTccagatcctcacaaaaaggatccggATTCGAAGTTAACCAGAGATTTTGTTATTTCGTACTACAGTTTAGTAGTATTCCTCTCACTTATAACTAATAAGTTTTATGTTAGATTATCGTTAAAGGAGAAaatgaaccatattattgctaagcTTATTAAAAAACCAGAGATTTTCGTGTGCTAAAAACACGATTCGGTATAACCATTGTTATTATACAAttgattcttaaaaaaaattaaccaattgtattatgacGCATGGTTTATTGAGTCGTGTTTTTGGCAGACTAAAATTTCTATGAGTTAACAAATGAGCTCACATGTCAACAAGGACAGAACCGTAATTTAAGAAAACGGACTTGATTCGAGTTGTCCCACTACGAGTCCTTTTTTCTCCATCGATGAATACAAATCACACGGAGGAAGAAGAATCTCTTATCTTCTCGCCTCACCTTTTTCTGTGATCCTCCTTCTCCCTAATTTCTTCAATCTTCTGCAACCCAAAATAATCTCCATTTTCTTCATCCAGAAGCTTCCTCTCACTCGACTGATCATTTCTCTGTCTTTCGATCGCTTTTGGATTCAGATCCTTTTGAATTTCACGTTGAAGTTAGTTTCTGGGAATTGGATTCCGGAACCCTTAGAATCTGTGGAGAATCGGTAAAATCGAGCTCCGGGAAACGCACGGCTAAGAAAGCTTTGATCGGTGATTAAAAAggtctgatttttttttattacgaaAAAAAGGTTTGATTTTTGGTTCTGATCAGTTTTAGTATTTGTGATTGGCTGACTGTTTGATACTCTCCAAAACTTGGAGCTGACTACTGGGTGTTGGAAATTTGAAAGAGAGTGAGGGAGAGATtggatttttaatttatttttttagcaTTTTAATTTACTAATTCGTGATTCAATTTCGAAATCATGATCTAATTACGAAATCATGCACTAATCAAGCATAAAAATTCCAGCGTATGTACGAATTTATCCAAATATATATGCTAAAAAAATATCAGTTTttcgattttatttattttctcggcaaccaaacagcaCATGTTTGATTATtaatttgtttagtttgttGTAGATTTTGGAGTAGTATAAGATGGCGTGTTTGCAAGGGCCGGTAATTTGCCCCACCGTTCGAACAAAGCGATCGGGGTTTGACGCTCTGCCTGTGGTAGGCCCTTTGGTGAAGGCTAGGCTTGCATTCCGAGGGATCAGCGGCAGTATCACGAAGGCGGGTTTTGCTTCCCGCCTTCGAAATGCTCGAAAATGCACGAGAGTGCATTGTACTTTCAGTTCTTCATCGGATGGGAACGGAAGCATGGCGGAGAATTTCAATGAAAATGACGAAGATTATGTCAACTCTAGCGTACTTGAAGCCGGTACGCTATTGATCAGCTTGCTCATTTTTGTAAACCGTTAACGCCGTCTTGAAATTGAATTATGAATCTTTATGATTGAAATGCCAATGATCTGAAGCACCTGACTGAATGATTACGGTTTTGTAAACTTTCTTGCATAATTTTATATCGTATGAACCGTTGAGTAATAAGTGTCTGCGTATGGTTTTTGGTATAGTTGAGGTGAAGAGTGGAATTGATGGATTCATGATCAAGATGCGGGATGGTAGGCACATGAGGTGTGTCCATAACAACCCTCAAGGGGGGCATCTCCCCGATTATGCTCCGCATCCGGCAATTGTATTGAAGATGGAGGATGGGACCGGTCTTCTTCTCCCAATAATTGTTTGTATGTTATCCTGAACTAATAATTTCTGACATTACAAATTGTCTACTTTGAATTTTACCTTGGAAAGTCAATTTGAATTCGGGATTGCCTTTGATTGCAGTGGAGATGCCTAGTGTGTTGCTCATGGCAGCAGTCCGCAATGTTCCTATTGTATGGTTTCTCTCTACATTATCCTTCCATTTGAATTAAGATTTCGTCTTTCCGCGTTTGTGGAGCGGGCAAAATTAGGCCTTGCCAACATATTGGTTACTGTaggaatttttaaaatttttgggtTTGGTTTGCAGGCTCGGCCAACTATGTATCAAGTGGTGAAGGAGATGATTGACAAGATGGGTTATGAGGTATGCCTGTGTCCTCCTTCTAGTACAATATGACAATGCTTGTCCATTAATGTACATTCTTCATgatctttaattgtttttgtttgttttcgatCTCTGCAGGTCCGACTTGTCAGAGTCACCAAGAGAGTGCATGAGGCGTATTTTGCTCAGCTATACCTCAGAAAGGCATATACCTTCACACTTCATTAGGcgtaatttttgttattatatCTAATTATTATTACTATTCTTTTATGGTCATTTGAGGTAGGGGGAAAGCGGGGAGGGACTGAATTACTTCTGGAAATTTAAATTCTTAAGTTAGTTAGCGTATAGTGACACTATTAGAAGTGATCACAGGCAGGTAGTGAGACAGAGTGTGTCAGCTTCGACCTTCGACCTTCAGACGCCATCAACATTGCTGTACGGTGCAAGGTACATACTATGCTCTTTAGATCTACATTCTGAATTGTAGAAGTAGATTGCTTAAAATCCCTGCTAAAACTCTTTGAACTTTCAGAAATGTAGGAATATCGTAATCTACAAGGATAGAAGGCTCTAAATGCTTAATAGCCGTTTTGTGATCAACTGTATTCTCTCCACATTCTGTGCAGGTTCCCATACAGGTCAACAAGTACCTGGCATACAGTGATGGAATGAAAGTTATCGAATCTGGAAAGTTTTCCACTCAAGGCCCTGCTTCAGATGGATTATTATTTACTCAACTGGATCGGTAAGTATTGAATGTCTTAGACATGGGTCTTGTTTTCAATCTCGAAGGGATTATTCCTGAATCGAATTTAAGCTAACTGATCAGATGATGTAACGGTTGGTCTTGGATGAGGTGAGTTGTTAAGGGAATGAAATCTGACCGTGATAAGATGGTATGACTGGTTGTCTACATTGAACTTAAATGCATGTTCAGTCTTTCGGAAATTCATGTAGATAGGTGTTTCAATCTGATCAGGGTAGAACCGACGTCTAAATTTGGCATTCTTTAAAATAGAGGAGTTAATAGAAACTTTATATGGTTTCAGGCCAAATGGTCAACCATGTGTTGAAACGAAGGAGTTTAATCTTGTGCGCAACATGCTTATTGCTGCAGTTGAGGAACGCTATAGAGATGCTGGTAAATACGTTCTGTccatttagtatttttttttcacctatCAAAGTCCTGTGATGTTACTGTATTTAGTTGCCTGCTATTCAATGGGACTAGACTTTGGTGCTTCGGGCCCGTTATTGTTGGTGCTCCTTCATTTGTTGTTGGTTGTGTTTGTATCAAAGCTGTTGGAGCTTTTGAATCTCACACATATATTTTCATGCTCACTTACAGCTCAATGGAGGGACAAGCTCCTCCAACTTCGTGCTAGAAAGAACTTGGCATGAACGGTAAGAAGCCCGCCATTGTCCCCATACCAGTCGAAATTTTGAGTGTAACTGTAACTGCAAACCGAATtcatgtgtgttttttttttcagaatcgCCCGTAGGGATTTAAAACTGTACATAAACAGCATTCTTGGAAGTTTGATCAGCTCATCGGCTACACCCGCAATCCGCCGTGCATCTCTGctcttcttatatatatatatatatgaatatatgatGTAAAAAGCTTGTGAATATAGTAAAtaattatatgtatgtatagaGCATAGGTAAAACTTACTAGCAATGTAATGGCACTTCTTGGTTTCTGCAAATTATTCTGCCACTTAATTGAGAGTGCATATTGTGATTGGCATGCGTGATTCCATGCCAACTTATACCATATTTCTGAATGGCATGCGTTGCGTAGAAAAGTTAAAGCTCAGCTGACATATTGCCATGTGAACAGTTTAACTGTCACGATAGCGTTTTGAGCCACTAATACAAATCTGTGTAGAACTGTTCACATTGCTTTACATCATTGGCTCAGGACATCACTGTTGTGAACCACCACGGGATGGTCCAGTTGGGGATGATTTGAGATCTGTATTTTACACGGTATGTCTTGGGTTAGATCCTTGACGTTGGTGGATCATATGATCTGTGACTTTTTCCGGCTCCAGAAGGGTGAACTGCTGGTCCCCTTTGAAATAAAAAGATGGACACCGTGTGGGGGTAAACTTGTTACTATCTTGTTTTATAGTAAATAGTTCACTGTTATGTGACTTTCGGGTCAAATAATGTTAATTAGTGTGGGAAGAAACATATGACGTTGTGTTATTCAATCGAATTGTCATAATAATGGTAGATTTATTTCATGTAAGTTGATTAAAATCATTTGACTACGTCATTTGGAAGACGAGACAACTCCTTCAAAATTAATATAGGAAACGTAAAAGGCAAGAAAACGAGAtgatttcaaccaaaaaaataaaccgCATTCTATTATTCAGCCAAAATGCGTCATGATTTGTGCTGTTTTCTCTACCAAAATTATTGCTGTTTCCCAACAGGATCCTCTACGgatctttttggtgagaatcatGAAGATTTGTAAATTATGTCTGTGCGATCAGTTTTTATCaagtattgtttatatttaattttaaataaaaatatttaaaataatttttagccTTATTATGTACGATCAACGAATACGATTAACGAATATCTGGaattctcacaaagaagatTCGACGAGGATACGGATTCTGCTGTTTCCTGAAGAACGAAGTTAGTTTCATAATTTCAAACGGAGCCTGATTTACCTTTTTAACCCTGATTTCAGCAGCAATTTACGTTTCCCCAGATCCAAGCCAAGTT includes:
- the LOC126632804 gene encoding bifunctional nuclease 1-like; the encoded protein is MACLQGPVICPTVRTKRSGFDALPVVGPLVKARLAFRGISGSITKAGFASRLRNARKCTRVHCTFSSSSDGNGSMAENFNENDEDYVNSSVLEAVEVKSGIDGFMIKMRDGRHMRCVHNNPQGGHLPDYAPHPAIVLKMEDGTGLLLPIIVLEMPSVLLMAAVRNVPIARPTMYQVVKEMIDKMGYEVRLVRVTKRVHEAYFAQLYLRKAGSETECVSFDLRPSDAINIAVRCKVPIQVNKYLAYSDGMKVIESGKFSTQGPASDGLLFTQLDRPNGQPCVETKEFNLVRNMLIAAVEERYRDAAQWRDKLLQLRARKNLA